Within the Pseudobythopirellula maris genome, the region AGCTGGTGCGTCGTTCTAGCGCCCAGCTCTGCGCCAACGTCTCGCGGCTCGAGATGCATGCCACCCGGCGGTGGCCCAAATCGAGGATATGCTTGGCGATCGCTTTCGCCGCTTTGGCCTCGTTAGTCACCACGGTGTCGGCTACGGGATTCTCGGTGCGGTGGTCGATCACCACCACGGGGACGCGGCGTTCACGGAGCTCCGGAAAGTGGTCGTGATACGCCAGACTGAAGGGGGGCCACATAATGATGCCGTCCACTCGACGGTCGAGCAGCCGCGTGATCGTGCGGAACCCCTCCTGATTGTCCGCCTCGAAGTGCGGCATGTGCTTCAAGTCGCCCGACCAAACGGTGATCGGCAGGTAGTCGGCCGAGCTGAGCCGGGTGTGGATGCCGGATAAAATACTGACCCAGAACGAGTCGTACGGCGGGATCAACACGCCAACGGTCTGTGTGCGTCCTGTCTGGATCCCGTTGACCAGCAGGTTGCGGCGCCAACCGAGCTCGCGCGCCGCCTCGAGAACGCGGTCGCAGGTGTCCTGAGCAAAGCGGTCTTGGTCGCCGCGCAAGATGCGCGACGCGGCGCCCACCGAGACCTTCGCCTTCTCGGCGACGTCCTTCAAACGAGGTACGGAAGAAGACGCCATGCGTTTGCCGGGGTGGGATGTCTTGCGGTGAGGTGCGCGGTTCGCGGTATCTGCGGGAGTTGGAGTCGCAATATGCTAACTCCGTCGGCAGGAAACAACTGTATCTTGACTCTCCCCTACATAGTCACCAAGGTAAACTACTTGCACTCAGCAGGCGATGCTTTTCGCTTTTCCGTTGCGTGATTTTTTCAACGTTTGAGGATCAGCATCCTAAAAGTCGCGCGGCGAGGCCGCGGGGGCAGTTGGGCGTCACGCACCCCCCTCTTCAATCGCTCTGCCGCTTTGTGTTGTGCAGGAAGCGGGACCTTAGAGCGGTTTGCTCATTGGTGTAGACGCTCGGCTCGCGATCGGCGTCATGGCTTCGTCAGCCTGCATCGACAATGCACCGCATTGCCTGCTTCGGCTTCCTCGCCACGCCACCAATCGCTTCCCCGCTCGTCCACACCAATTCGAAAACCGCTCTAATTCTCCCCGGCCCACCTGCCGACAAGGAGAAAACTCTTCCCTCTGAAAGTGAGTTTGGCGTCAAACAGAGTGCGCTTCGAAGCTGTAGATCAGCAACCGGCCATGCTCTACAAACGGGGGGACTCGCTCATGGCGATGCGACGGCAACGTTCGTCTTGTTTCCACTGGAAGTCACGGCGACAATCCACCCGCGACGTATGCTTTCGATAGGGCGGGATCGGACGCGATGGGCCCCATGCCGGTTTTCGTACCGAGAGGCGGGAGGAGCGAAGGGTGAATCACATCGCACTCTTAGCGAATCTCATCGTTGGCGCAGGCGCCACCGCCAGCGATTCTTGGTGGGGCGCCACGCTCTGGTCGACGGCTGCCATCGCAGCATTTTTCGTGGGCATGGGGATCGGGGACCGCAGTCGGCTGCAATTTTGCCGCACTCTGCAGCGTGCGAATCGTCTGCTTGGGGATCAGAACGCCGATCTCTGCGAAGAGAATCTTCGTCTTCTCAAGCGTATTGAAGGCTTCAAGAGAGCCGGTAGCGACATCGACCCCGAGTAATCCATTGAGCTTCTAGAGCGGTTTGCTCATAGGTGTAGACGCTCGGCTCGCGATCGGCGTCATGGCTTCGTCAGCCTGCATCGACAATGCACCGCATTGCCTGCTTCGGCTTCCTCGCCACGCCGCCAATCACTTCCCCCCTCGTCCACACCAATTCGAAAACCGCTCTAGCCACGTTCCGATCGCCGCAACGGCGTTTGCCGGCTCCAGTCGAAGCGAACGCAGAGTGTGTGTGCGATTCAAAGTGGCTACCCGCGCACATCGAAGACAGTCGCGTCAGGCGACGAGGTGCATGTCCTTGTCGGCGTCTGCAGGGCTTTCTTGCTTCGCTGATCGCTTCTCGGCTTGAGCGGCGATCTCCTCGAAGTATTCACGGTCGTGCTTACTGAGTCCGCACGGCTCCAAGACTTCCGCGGGGATCGGGTGATCGAAGTACCAACGCCAGGTTTCGCCGTCGATCGCTGGGTTTTGCAGGTCGAGCTTCAAAGCGATTGCCGGGTTGCCCAGAACGCAAGGATATTCCTGCAGGCCGC harbors:
- a CDS encoding LacI family DNA-binding transcriptional regulator; amino-acid sequence: MKDVAEKAKVSVGAASRILRGDQDRFAQDTCDRVLEAARELGWRRNLLVNGIQTGRTQTVGVLIPPYDSFWVSILSGIHTRLSSADYLPITVWSGDLKHMPHFEADNQEGFRTITRLLDRRVDGIIMWPPFSLAYHDHFPELRERRVPVVVIDHRTENPVADTVVTNEAKAAKAIAKHILDLGHRRVACISSRETLAQSWALERRTSFEEAVTACGDVEMKSWRLNETGSNGAEVAYELLTDSLKPSAVFAVTDHEAAFVYEAAHKLGLKIPEDISVIGFADLDFAAQMSPPLTTVRQRPYEIGVETASLVLSRIETGEAVSDFSTSKIDADLVVRESTGPAKDRA